In a genomic window of Microbacterium amylolyticum:
- a CDS encoding YebC/PmpR family DNA-binding transcriptional regulator: MSGHSKWATTKHKKAAIDAKRAKAWAKLIKNIEVAARLGGPDESGNPTLYDAVLKAKKTSVPKDNIERAIKRGAGIGGEAVEYTTIMYEAYAAGGVAMLIECLTDNKNRAAAEVRTIVTRNGGNMADPGSVSFNFERKGVIVVSGEGTTEDDIMMTALEAGAQEIEAHPEGFEIVTEASDMVGVRQALQAAGIDYNSADAEFVAGVKVPADVDTARKVFKLIDALDDSDDVQNVFTNIDITDEVAEQLDADDE; encoded by the coding sequence ATGTCCGGTCACTCTAAATGGGCCACGACCAAGCACAAGAAGGCCGCGATCGATGCGAAGCGCGCAAAGGCCTGGGCGAAGCTCATCAAGAACATCGAGGTCGCGGCGCGACTCGGCGGTCCCGACGAATCGGGAAACCCCACGCTGTATGACGCCGTGCTCAAGGCGAAGAAGACGTCGGTTCCGAAAGACAACATCGAACGCGCCATCAAGCGCGGTGCGGGAATTGGCGGCGAGGCCGTCGAATACACGACGATCATGTACGAGGCATACGCCGCCGGTGGCGTTGCGATGCTGATCGAGTGTCTGACGGACAACAAGAACCGCGCTGCGGCCGAAGTCCGAACGATCGTGACGCGTAACGGCGGCAACATGGCCGACCCCGGCAGCGTGTCGTTCAACTTTGAGCGCAAGGGCGTCATCGTTGTCTCCGGTGAAGGAACCACCGAGGACGACATCATGATGACGGCGCTTGAAGCGGGCGCACAGGAGATCGAGGCTCACCCCGAGGGCTTTGAGATCGTCACCGAAGCCAGCGACATGGTTGGCGTTCGACAGGCGCTTCAGGCTGCGGGAATCGACTACAACTCGGCGGACGCTGAGTTTGTTGCGGGTGTGAAGGTTCCGGCTGATGTCGACACCGCTCGCAAGGTTTTCAAGCTGATCGACGCCCTGGATGACAGCGACGACGTCCAGAACGTGTTTACGAACATCGACATCACCGATGAGGTCGCTGAGCAGCTCGACGCCGACGACGAGTGA
- the thrS gene encoding threonine--tRNA ligase — MRVDGDLKDLATEVTEGQTTEAVTLDHPDGLEILRHSTAHVLAQAVQKINPQSKLGIGPPVTDGFYYDFQVDEPFTPEDLKAIKKEMQRIVKAGQRFTRRVVGDDEAHVELADEPFKIELIGLKGGKKDAAEGASVEVGAGELTIYDNVDPKTGETVWKDLCRGPHVPSTRMIGNGWDLLRVAGAYWRGSENNPQLQRIYGTAWASKDDLVAYKDRLAEAAKRDHRKLGRELDLFSFPDEIGSGLSVWHPKGGIVRGEMEQHARTRHIQEGYSYVYTPHITKRDLFEKSGHLATYAEGIWPPIRMDEETDDEGNVTKQGVDYYLKPMNCPMHILIYKERARSYRDLPLRLAENGTVYRNELSGALHGLTRVRGFTQDDAHLFVTREMIGDEIRKVLEFEIGLLKDFGLTDFRLELSLKDDEKDKWIGDDEIWETASEALRDVARSTGLDLIEEPGEAAFYGPKIDLKVTDAIGRSWQLSTVQLDFNLPDRFGLEYTAADGTKQRPIMIHRALFGSIERFFAILLEHYAGEFPVWLAPVQVIGIPVAGEYADYLGEVVDTMRRSGLRAELDASDDRMQKKIRTHSTAKIPLQLIAGEQDRSAGTVSFRFRDGSQRNGVPIDEAIAFVTQLVDDKVQIMSDPAAPEAATA; from the coding sequence ATGCGCGTCGACGGCGACCTGAAAGACCTCGCGACGGAGGTCACAGAGGGACAGACAACCGAGGCGGTCACACTCGACCATCCCGACGGGCTGGAGATTCTGCGCCACTCCACGGCGCACGTGCTCGCCCAGGCCGTGCAGAAAATCAACCCGCAGTCGAAGCTGGGTATCGGTCCGCCCGTCACGGACGGCTTCTACTACGACTTCCAGGTTGACGAGCCCTTCACGCCGGAGGACCTCAAAGCGATCAAGAAGGAAATGCAGCGCATCGTCAAGGCCGGACAGCGCTTCACTCGTCGCGTTGTGGGTGATGACGAGGCGCACGTCGAACTCGCGGACGAGCCCTTCAAGATTGAACTGATTGGACTCAAGGGTGGCAAGAAAGATGCTGCCGAGGGTGCGAGCGTCGAGGTAGGCGCCGGCGAACTCACGATCTACGACAACGTCGACCCGAAGACGGGGGAGACGGTCTGGAAGGACCTCTGCCGCGGACCGCACGTTCCGTCGACACGCATGATCGGCAACGGCTGGGACCTTCTGCGCGTTGCGGGCGCATACTGGCGTGGCAGCGAGAACAACCCGCAGCTTCAGCGCATCTACGGCACGGCATGGGCGTCGAAGGACGACCTCGTCGCCTATAAGGATCGCCTTGCCGAGGCCGCCAAACGCGACCACCGCAAGCTCGGGCGCGAGCTCGATCTGTTCAGCTTCCCCGACGAGATCGGCTCCGGGCTTTCTGTGTGGCACCCCAAGGGGGGCATCGTGCGCGGCGAAATGGAACAGCACGCCCGCACGCGCCACATTCAAGAGGGCTATAGCTACGTCTACACGCCGCACATCACCAAGCGCGATCTGTTCGAAAAATCGGGCCATCTCGCCACGTATGCCGAGGGCATTTGGCCTCCTATCCGGATGGATGAGGAAACCGATGACGAAGGCAACGTCACCAAGCAGGGCGTCGACTACTACCTGAAGCCCATGAACTGCCCGATGCACATTCTCATCTACAAGGAGCGCGCGCGCAGTTACCGCGACTTGCCACTGCGACTTGCGGAGAACGGCACGGTCTACCGCAACGAGCTCTCCGGCGCGCTACATGGCCTCACCCGCGTGCGCGGCTTCACGCAGGATGATGCTCACCTCTTCGTCACGCGCGAGATGATCGGCGACGAGATCCGCAAGGTGCTCGAATTCGAGATCGGCCTGCTCAAAGACTTCGGCCTGACCGACTTCCGCCTCGAACTGTCCTTGAAGGACGACGAGAAGGACAAGTGGATCGGCGATGACGAGATCTGGGAGACAGCGTCCGAAGCACTGCGCGACGTTGCTCGCTCCACGGGCCTCGACCTGATCGAGGAACCGGGAGAAGCAGCCTTCTACGGTCCCAAGATTGACCTGAAAGTGACAGACGCGATCGGTCGTTCCTGGCAGCTGTCAACGGTGCAGCTCGACTTCAACCTGCCGGACCGCTTCGGCCTGGAGTACACGGCGGCCGACGGAACCAAACAGCGTCCGATCATGATCCACCGCGCGCTGTTCGGTTCGATCGAGCGGTTCTTCGCGATTCTCCTCGAACACTACGCCGGCGAGTTCCCCGTGTGGCTTGCCCCCGTGCAGGTCATCGGCATTCCCGTCGCGGGTGAATACGCGGACTATCTCGGCGAGGTCGTCGACACGATGCGCCGTTCTGGCTTGCGAGCCGAGCTTGACGCATCGGACGATCGGATGCAGAAGAAGATCCGCACCCACTCCACCGCGAAGATCCCGCTCCAGCTCATCGCCGGAGAACAGGACCGTTCAGCTGGCACGGTGTCCTTCCGCTTCCGTGATGGCTCACAGCGCAACGGCGTCCCCATCGACGAGGCGATTGCGTTTGTCACACAACTTGTCGATGACAAGGTGCAGATCATGAGCGATCCTGCCGCGCCGGAGGCGGCTACGGCGTGA
- a CDS encoding aminotransferase class I/II-fold pyridoxal phosphate-dependent enzyme: MEHSDFVHKITGRTAAAIAEDVRAAIDRGDLGAGASLPSVRSLADDLGVNRNTVVAAYRHLSQAGLVESRGRAGTHVSRSAATAQEGFALESPLRDIAAGNPDASLIPDASRALASASARPVLYGEPVIDPGLESWAREWLVGDIPDGAPRLTITNGAFDAVERLLAQALMRDDAVAIEDPGFLATIRTVRLAGYRAIAVPVDAEGMTVDGLRDALSQGVRAIVVTPRAQNPTGASLSSQRAKDLREVLADHPYVLVIADDHFSLLSKRPYRSIIGPAHERWALVRSVSKFLGPDMSLAIVASDAHTADRLALRLSPGTTWVSHLLQRLAHAQLTDLSARATIEEAADHYAERNTAFRSLLDAYGIDVPVGDGLTLWVPVRRDAGRVAAQLMRRGWLARAGDEFQIGHREHSRHLRITVHHLDDTEQERLAADLASAIHAAT, translated from the coding sequence ATGGAACACAGTGACTTTGTGCACAAGATCACGGGACGTACCGCGGCGGCAATCGCCGAAGACGTGCGCGCCGCGATTGACCGCGGCGACCTCGGCGCCGGGGCTTCCCTTCCCTCCGTGCGCTCACTGGCCGACGACCTTGGTGTTAACCGCAACACCGTTGTCGCCGCATACCGGCATCTGTCACAGGCGGGCCTCGTTGAGTCCCGCGGACGCGCCGGAACGCACGTGTCGCGTTCTGCTGCCACCGCACAGGAGGGCTTCGCATTGGAGAGCCCTCTGCGGGACATCGCAGCGGGAAATCCTGATGCCTCGCTGATCCCCGATGCTTCCCGAGCCCTGGCCTCCGCGTCGGCTCGGCCTGTTTTGTACGGCGAGCCGGTCATCGACCCGGGCCTGGAGTCCTGGGCGCGCGAATGGCTCGTTGGGGACATCCCGGATGGTGCCCCGCGGCTGACGATCACGAACGGTGCATTCGACGCTGTCGAGCGCCTGCTGGCCCAGGCGCTCATGCGCGACGATGCTGTCGCGATCGAAGATCCCGGGTTCCTGGCGACGATCCGCACCGTGCGCCTCGCGGGATACCGGGCCATCGCTGTTCCGGTCGACGCCGAAGGAATGACCGTGGACGGCCTTCGTGATGCGCTCTCACAGGGCGTCCGCGCGATCGTTGTCACACCGCGCGCGCAGAACCCGACGGGCGCGAGCCTGTCATCTCAGCGGGCGAAAGATCTCCGGGAGGTTCTTGCTGATCACCCCTATGTTCTCGTGATCGCCGACGATCACTTTTCCCTGCTGTCGAAGCGACCCTATCGATCAATCATCGGGCCGGCGCACGAGCGCTGGGCGCTCGTGCGCTCGGTTTCGAAGTTTCTCGGCCCCGATATGTCTCTTGCGATCGTCGCGTCCGATGCGCACACCGCGGATCGGCTGGCGCTGCGTCTGAGCCCCGGAACGACCTGGGTCAGCCATCTGCTGCAACGCCTCGCACACGCTCAGCTGACCGACCTCTCCGCCCGTGCCACGATCGAAGAAGCCGCCGATCATTACGCTGAGCGCAACACCGCATTCCGTTCGCTTCTTGACGCCTACGGCATCGATGTTCCCGTTGGCGATGGGCTAACGCTCTGGGTCCCCGTGCGGCGTGACGCCGGCAGAGTGGCTGCTCAGCTCATGCGTCGTGGCTGGCTAGCGCGGGCCGGCGACGAATTCCAGATCGGACACCGGGAACACTCCCGACACCTTCGGATCACGGTGCACCACCTTGACGACACCGAGCAGGAGCGCTTGGCGGCCGATCTGGCCTCCGCCATCCACGCGGCAACGTAG
- a CDS encoding L,D-transpeptidase produces the protein MAQAGGRRHQGLAIGLGIAVLLTMALVVAMLLWPRDDAARQGTAALRPAPVEAPTPTSTPIPLRYAENTNEYDLEGVPDSEVFSILPDLPTDTDPFGDLPGLTARAASERIPVFADPEGEPVAALRAEQRYGGTTVAVIDAHEHWVHVLLSGRQGLPGEGDPSQITGWVRAADVDIDINPFRVEVHLDAQTIHIIEKKTDGTSEFESLDGPFAWGMPATPTPLGRSFIMLNETVSLEYARGYPMVYLSVQSPTLAHFAGQAQATTAFHYHDAHVGAISNGCIRLGAADMTRLAELPDGTPIYVFE, from the coding sequence ATGGCACAGGCAGGCGGACGCCGGCATCAGGGGCTCGCGATCGGGCTGGGCATCGCCGTGCTCCTCACCATGGCGCTCGTTGTCGCGATGTTGCTGTGGCCGCGCGACGATGCCGCTCGACAGGGCACGGCGGCTTTGCGGCCGGCGCCTGTGGAAGCGCCCACCCCCACCTCGACGCCTATTCCGCTGCGTTATGCGGAGAACACGAACGAGTACGACCTGGAGGGGGTCCCGGATTCCGAGGTGTTCTCGATCCTCCCGGATCTTCCCACTGACACCGATCCGTTCGGCGACCTGCCCGGGCTCACCGCTCGCGCTGCGTCCGAGCGGATTCCGGTGTTCGCCGATCCCGAGGGTGAGCCTGTTGCGGCGCTCAGGGCTGAACAGCGCTATGGCGGAACCACCGTCGCGGTTATCGATGCGCACGAGCACTGGGTGCACGTACTTCTCTCGGGGAGGCAGGGGCTTCCGGGTGAGGGCGATCCGTCGCAGATCACGGGCTGGGTTCGCGCGGCTGATGTGGACATCGACATCAATCCGTTCCGCGTCGAAGTCCACCTTGACGCCCAGACGATCCACATCATCGAGAAGAAGACGGACGGCACGTCGGAGTTCGAAAGTCTCGACGGGCCGTTTGCGTGGGGGATGCCGGCGACGCCGACGCCGCTCGGTCGCTCATTCATCATGCTCAACGAGACGGTGTCGCTGGAATATGCCCGCGGCTACCCCATGGTGTATCTCTCGGTGCAGTCTCCGACGCTTGCCCACTTCGCGGGACAGGCGCAGGCGACGACGGCATTTCACTATCACGACGCGCATGTGGGGGCCATTTCCAATGGCTGTATTCGGCTTGGCGCAGCAGACATGACCCGGCTCGCGGAGCTTCCGGACGGCACGCCGATCTACGTGTTCGAGTGA
- the pdxY gene encoding pyridoxal kinase PdxY has translation MHILSIQSAVAFGHAGNSAAVFPMQRIGVEVLPVYTVNFSNHTGYGAWRGPVMDPQDVANVITGIEERGAFSSLDAVLSGYQGSEGIADVIIDAVARVKRANPAALYACDPVMGNAKSGCFVAPAIPDLLRDKVVPVADIITPNQFELGFLTGTTPDTIESTLDAADAARAMGPDTVLVTSVERPGRPEGTIEMMAVTSSGAWIVQTPHLPMKANGSGDVTAALFTSHFTRTRDAADALARTASSVYGLLAQTHAAGAKELLLVEAQEHYAHPALEFAVTQLR, from the coding sequence ATGCATATCCTGTCGATCCAGTCCGCCGTTGCATTCGGCCATGCCGGCAATTCGGCGGCCGTCTTCCCGATGCAGCGCATCGGCGTAGAGGTCCTCCCCGTCTACACCGTCAACTTCTCGAACCACACCGGGTACGGTGCGTGGCGCGGCCCTGTCATGGACCCGCAGGACGTTGCGAACGTCATCACCGGTATCGAAGAACGAGGTGCTTTTTCTTCGCTCGATGCCGTCCTGAGCGGGTACCAGGGGTCTGAGGGCATCGCCGACGTCATCATCGACGCCGTCGCGCGCGTAAAACGCGCCAATCCGGCCGCGCTGTACGCCTGCGACCCGGTCATGGGTAACGCGAAGTCCGGCTGTTTCGTGGCCCCCGCCATCCCTGATCTTCTCCGCGACAAGGTTGTTCCGGTTGCGGACATCATCACGCCCAACCAGTTCGAGCTCGGTTTTCTGACGGGCACAACACCGGACACGATCGAATCGACGCTCGATGCGGCTGACGCCGCACGTGCAATGGGGCCAGACACCGTCCTCGTCACCAGCGTGGAACGTCCGGGCCGCCCGGAGGGCACGATTGAGATGATGGCGGTGACGTCATCGGGCGCGTGGATCGTTCAGACTCCTCATCTCCCAATGAAGGCAAATGGATCCGGAGATGTGACGGCGGCGCTGTTTACGTCTCACTTCACGCGCACGCGCGACGCCGCCGATGCCCTCGCACGAACCGCCTCCAGTGTGTACGGTCTTCTCGCGCAGACTCACGCTGCTGGCGCCAAGGAACTGCTTTTGGTCGAGGCTCAGGAGCACTATGCGCACCCCGCACTCGAATTCGCGGTGACCCAGCTGCGGTAG
- the pdxT gene encoding pyridoxal 5'-phosphate synthase glutaminase subunit PdxT, with protein MVRVGVLALQGDVREHAALLAHLGAHVSHVRRPEELREVDGLVLPGGESSVIDKLARIFDLREPLVARIREGLPVYGTCAGLILLADRLADGIDGQRTFGGLNATVRRNAFGRQNDSFETEIDVPALGDPPVRATFIRAPVIDDVGPSARALATLPDGRIVAAEQGNLLGTAFHPEVTGETRFHERFLARVRAAL; from the coding sequence ATGGTAAGAGTCGGCGTTCTCGCGTTGCAGGGCGACGTGCGCGAGCACGCCGCCCTGCTCGCTCATCTCGGTGCGCATGTTTCGCACGTGCGGCGGCCCGAGGAACTGCGTGAGGTGGACGGCCTCGTCCTGCCAGGAGGCGAGTCGAGCGTTATCGACAAACTCGCGCGCATCTTCGACCTGCGAGAGCCTCTCGTCGCGCGCATCCGCGAAGGCCTCCCGGTGTACGGCACCTGCGCTGGCCTGATTCTGCTCGCAGATCGCCTGGCTGATGGAATCGACGGGCAGCGGACGTTCGGCGGCCTCAACGCGACGGTCCGCCGCAACGCCTTTGGTCGTCAGAACGATTCGTTCGAAACCGAGATCGATGTTCCGGCTCTCGGAGATCCGCCTGTGCGCGCAACGTTTATTCGCGCGCCGGTAATCGATGACGTTGGCCCTTCTGCTCGCGCGCTCGCAACGCTTCCTGACGGGAGGATTGTCGCAGCAGAACAGGGCAACCTCCTCGGAACGGCGTTTCATCCCGAGGTAACGGGCGAAACCCGGTTCCACGAGCGTTTCCTCGCTCGCGTCCGCGCAGCGCTATAA
- a CDS encoding ankyrin repeat domain-containing protein: protein MTEEIPDDIVAFASRVFDLARSGDATVLEYVDQGVAVDLTNDAGDTLLMLASYNGHATLVEGLLERGADPNKLNDRGQSPTAGAVFKGFDDVIGVLVAGGADLDAGQPSARATAQMFGRNLPA, encoded by the coding sequence ATGACCGAAGAGATCCCTGACGACATCGTCGCGTTTGCCAGCCGAGTTTTTGACCTGGCCCGCTCGGGGGATGCGACCGTTCTGGAATACGTCGACCAGGGCGTTGCGGTCGACCTGACGAATGACGCGGGTGACACGCTCCTGATGCTCGCGTCGTACAACGGACACGCGACGCTCGTTGAGGGACTGTTGGAGCGCGGAGCGGACCCCAACAAGCTCAACGATCGCGGGCAGTCGCCCACGGCAGGTGCCGTCTTCAAAGGATTCGACGACGTTATTGGCGTGCTCGTGGCGGGAGGCGCCGACCTCGATGCCGGACAGCCCAGCGCCCGAGCGACGGCGCAGATGTTCGGACGCAATCTTCCTGCTTGA
- the pdxS gene encoding pyridoxal 5'-phosphate synthase lyase subunit PdxS — MTESTGTARVKRGLAEMLKGGVIMDVVTSDQAKIAEDAGAVAVMALERVPADIRAQGGVARMSDPDLIDGIIDAVSIPVMAKARIGHFVEAQVLQELGVDYIDESEVLSPADYINHIDKWPFTVPFVCGATNLGEALRRVTEGAAMIRSKGEAGTGDVSEATRHIRQIRAEVRALAAKSDDELYVAAKELQAPYELVAEVARTGKLPVVLFTAGGVATPADAAMMMQLGADGVFVGSGIFRSGDPAARAKAIVKATTFHDDPSIVAEVSRGLGEAMVGINVTDLPAPHRLADRGW; from the coding sequence ATGACTGAAAGCACCGGAACCGCACGCGTGAAACGCGGACTCGCCGAGATGCTGAAGGGCGGCGTCATCATGGACGTCGTCACATCCGACCAGGCGAAGATCGCCGAGGACGCCGGAGCCGTCGCCGTCATGGCGCTCGAACGCGTTCCGGCCGATATCCGCGCCCAGGGTGGCGTCGCACGCATGAGCGACCCCGACCTCATCGACGGAATTATCGACGCGGTCTCCATTCCTGTGATGGCCAAGGCCCGCATCGGTCACTTCGTCGAGGCACAGGTGCTGCAGGAACTCGGTGTTGACTACATCGATGAGTCGGAGGTGCTCTCCCCCGCCGACTACATCAACCACATCGACAAGTGGCCCTTCACGGTTCCCTTCGTGTGTGGTGCGACAAACCTCGGCGAGGCGCTGCGCCGCGTCACGGAGGGCGCCGCCATGATCCGCTCGAAGGGCGAGGCCGGAACGGGCGATGTTTCTGAGGCGACGCGTCACATCCGGCAGATCCGTGCCGAAGTTCGCGCACTTGCTGCCAAGAGCGACGACGAGCTCTACGTTGCGGCCAAGGAACTCCAGGCTCCGTACGAGCTCGTGGCCGAAGTTGCGCGCACCGGCAAGCTGCCCGTCGTGCTCTTCACCGCCGGCGGCGTCGCAACACCCGCTGACGCGGCCATGATGATGCAGCTCGGCGCCGATGGCGTTTTCGTCGGTTCCGGCATCTTCCGCTCTGGTGACCCTGCTGCGCGCGCAAAGGCCATCGTGAAGGCAACAACCTTCCACGACGACCCGTCGATCGTCGCTGAGGTCTCCCGCGGACTCGGCGAGGCCATGGTGGGCATCAATGTCACCGACCTCCCTGCTCCGCACCGCCTCGCGGATCGCGGATGGTAA
- a CDS encoding HIT family protein has protein sequence MTDPREQFGRLEPESELGGTPDAFQRLWTPHRMAYIQAGADVNRGTGCPFCAAPGKSDQDGLIVHRGQHAFVLLNLFPYNSGHLLVCPYRHVGLYDEATPEEAAEIAHLTQVGMRVLRQTSRCDGFNIGMNQGQVAGAGVEEHLHQHIVPRWASDANFFPIIGRTKALPQLLGEVREAVAAAWHS, from the coding sequence GTGACGGATCCCCGGGAGCAGTTCGGCCGCCTCGAGCCCGAAAGTGAGCTCGGGGGTACGCCCGATGCGTTCCAGAGGTTGTGGACCCCGCACCGAATGGCTTATATCCAGGCGGGCGCGGACGTCAACAGAGGGACGGGGTGCCCGTTCTGCGCGGCTCCCGGCAAGTCTGATCAGGACGGACTCATCGTTCATCGTGGTCAGCACGCATTCGTTCTGCTGAACCTGTTTCCGTACAATTCCGGTCACCTGCTGGTCTGCCCATACCGGCATGTGGGCCTGTACGACGAGGCGACACCAGAGGAAGCAGCCGAGATCGCCCACCTCACCCAGGTGGGAATGCGGGTGCTGCGACAGACATCTCGCTGTGACGGCTTCAATATCGGCATGAACCAGGGACAGGTCGCCGGCGCGGGTGTCGAAGAGCACCTGCACCAGCACATCGTCCCCCGGTGGGCGTCAGACGCGAATTTCTTCCCGATCATCGGGCGGACGAAGGCGCTTCCGCAGTTACTCGGCGAGGTGCGAGAGGCTGTTGCGGCGGCCTGGCACAGCTAG